The DNA window TTCAGGTTCTTTGAAGCATGGCACTAGATAGTGGGAAGTGTTTGATGATGTTTTATTAATACCTATTGCTCATTTTCCTCACCTGTAAGAAAGGGTTAataacacccccgcccccccatggagGATGAGTCCTGGGCAAGTGCAGAGCTGCTCATTACATTTTACATAATGTCTTTGGCTATACAATGTAGCTcatagatttgtttttttaattttggaatttaCCTTggcatttatttagttattttacTCAACCACCGGTTTAGgtctctccccactgcagtgaGCCCCAGGGCCTTTGGACAGCCCCAGGGATCTGCCTTGAAAAATCTGATTCCAGGATCTGGGTCTGACTTTTTCTGGCTATCTTCCAAACCATCTTTTATCACCCACCTGAAAAagtatggtaacagagagaaagccatgcgaGTCtctaaactatcaaaacaaaaaagcagccaagtagcactttaaagactcacaaaagaATTTAtgacgtgagctttcgtgggacagacccacttcttcagaccatagccataccagaacaaactgaAAAAGCATCTTTTACATCCTGTGCGCAAGAACCTTTTATACATGTTTTTTTTATTAAGGGCCCAATGCCCTGCTCCACCTGCACCCTACTAAAAACTAATCTTCCAGTAACTTCAGTGCAAAAAGGGCCACAAATAACAGTCATAATCTAGcattcacaaaaacaaacaaacaaacaaacaaaaacgagTCTGCAAACTCTTTTGGCGTCTGCATACAAACCATGTCAATTAAAATAATCTCTCGAGCCCCTACGAGCAGCGTCTCACTGACAAATATCCTCGAGTTAATCTCCAGGAGCAATTACTTCCTTGGGGCACTGgctcttgatcattttttcttaaataaaaaggGAATTCATGTACTTGTTGGATGTGATGTGAATCctctgctcttcccctccccgccaccctctCTCCTTCCAGacttcagaaattaaaaaaaaaaatagcttttagAAACCCGATCTGTTGTTTGCGCAAcacaatcactttttttttttaaagcgacAGGGTGTCTAGACGCCCACGTGATTGGGGGCCGGGGTTGGGCAGCGATACTGCGCACTAGGAGTCACCGAGGCAAAGCGgcgaggaggagggggagggagagccgAGCCGGcggacggctggagcagccgagcggaggcagcagcagcagcagcagcaagaaccaTGGACGCTGGGAGGTGATAGCCACCTCTCTGCGGAGCCCCCTCCCCGCGCTCCAGGAGACAGGGAACTCCCCCTCTCGCCCAGGGGAAGGAAGAAGCAGGGGAAAAAGAAGGTGTGTGTCTGCAGCGAGCGCTCGGCCAAGGAAGAAGGGAgtgggaagaaggaggaggaaagaaaaagcaaagccGCCCAGGCgagccaagccagaggagctgggtttTTTTCGCCCCTGTGCGTGCCGGTAGCCGATGCAAGGACTGGCAAGGCTGCCCTGGAGGAGGGGAACTGCAGCCcgaagaggaggaggcagagccGAGGGCTGCCTTAGCCTTCCCTAGCGAGAGAAAGAGCCAGACAGGAGAGagactggggagggggggtggcagGTGATAATTTCAGCTCCTGTCATTATAGGATCATCCCTGTCACTTCTCACCCATCAGTCCTTTTCTCTGCTGAGGGTTGggtgggaggagagtggaggCGGCGGTATTTTAAGAAAAACTGCCCCTACCTCCTGGGCTTTCGGCAAGGCAGCCGGAGAGGGAGCGGATCCACCctttgggaaggagggagagagagactcccactttttaaaaaaagatctatTAGTAGCCGCCtcgaggatttttttttctggattaaAGTCTTTGCTCTAAGAAGAAGGAGGAGAGAAGGGCACCCGGCCGGCTTGGGCGCGTTGTGAAAGGATGTAACCCGCTtggatgcatttttattttttaccagTTTTTGTGATGGGTCAAACGTCCACGTTTtagatttcattttttaatactatttttggctttttttaaaaaaatccaccccAGGTTGTAGAAATTCCTTTCCCCCCCCCGCAGGCCCCCCCATAGGACCCCTTTTTGATGGAATCCATGGATATGTTACTATTGAGGAAATAGGGGGAATTTTAATCGCGTGCCTTAGGTTTCCAACAccatttttttttgggggggggggtaacCTTTTAGTCTTCATTTTTCGTATTTGAACCCGTTCTCCTCATCTGAAGCCCAGTGTGATCCGGGGGTTTTGCATTCCCTTTGACAGACCTGCAACGCAAGGAGACCTGCGCTTCCCCCCATATgtttggggtggcggggggacgGGACATGTTTTCTGCAGTTCTGGTGATAGGCAACATTGATTTCTCCCACCCCCTTTTTtgttcctgtttgtttgttttcctagtTCCTACCAGAGATACTTGGAGGAAAAAATCTAAAAATAGCTGCCTAAGACTGTAGGATTTTTAGTGGCTCTTTTGAAGGAgttcagagacagaggaacaacCCCCCCCAACCCTTTCAGAGACTGGCGTATGTTACAGACTCCTTTGGCTCGTCCACAGCCGCCTCCCCACTGTATCCCTATCATTTCAGGCTGCTTGTGTGGGCTGCCTGGACTCGGACCCCGGATTCTTCATGATTTGCGGACGACATGGTCGTTTTTTAGCCGGGAGACCTTCTTCTCGTCCCGCATGTTCAGGACCAAACGATCGGTGCTCGTCCGGCGACTCTGGAGGAGCCGTGCGcccggcggggaggaggaggaaggagaagccGGGGGCACAGGCGCGGACGCCAGGGCGCATGGGGCTGGAGGCGGCCGGGGTTGTTGCATGGGCAAGTCGGCCAAGATCACCAAGGCTCACCTCGGCTCGGAGGCGGAATTGAAGGCGCTGACCCACGCGGTCCTGAAGCGGCTGAAGGAGAAGCACCTGGAGGGCCTCTTGCAAGCGGTGGAGTCCAGAGGGGGCACGCGGACCTCCTGCCTCCTCTTGCCCGGCAAGGTGGACTCCAGGCTGGGCCAACATTGGTACTCTCTCCCTTTGCTGCTGTGTAAAGTCTTCAGGTGGCCCGATCTCAGGCATTGCTCGGAAGTGAAGCGCTTATGTTGCTGTGAATCCTATGGGAAAAGTCACCCGGAGCTGGTTTGCTGCAATCCCCACCACCTCAGCAGGCTCTGCGAGCTAGGTACGGCCCGAGAGCTGCCTGGGCGCCGGGCTGCGGCGCGGGGAAGGGAGGACTGAGACCTGGCGTGGGTGGCGGTGGCGAAGTGCGGGTGGGGGCGCGGGGACCGAGGTGGTGCGGAGGATGGTCCGATCGGCCCCTGCTTTGCGGCCCATAAAGGCCCCGGCTTCCAGTTTTTCCTCGGACAGCGTTTCCACGTAATCCTACGGAAGCGTTGCCTGAGTTGCAGTTGCGGTCTTTGCCTCCCATTTCCCTTACACGGCGGGTTTTCTTGCTCTCGAAACCAGCCCTGTAGTaaatccaggggtgggtggttgctGGAGTTAGGGACCAGGCTGTGTGCAAGGAGGGAGCTCTGCAGCCGTTCAGGTGCCAAGGACCCTTCTAGGCGATAATCTTGCATTATGTAGGGCCGCTGTGTTGCAGAGAGGTGTGTCCTGTTTTGCTTTGGAAAATGAATCCCTTGATCTTAGACAAGGTCTGGGGTTCACAAGAGAGGTCTGGGGTTCACAGAGACCCAACATTACTTGTGGTTAGCAACTCTCCCCCCGCCTtcataagagagagagaggcataaTTTATGGATTGGAAATAACAAATAGCCCGATTTATCTGGTGCAAGTATGCTTCCCTTTCCTGCAGTCACCAGCTTTCCCATTAAGCCCCCTAAAAGTTTCGCAGCGTTCGATCCGGCCGtcccatgaaaagaaaaaaaagttttcaaatacctttttcttttgttaaagGAAGTGGGGTGCTCCTGGCACGTGTAACTCCCCTACCCGCTAGCCTGCAAGAGTGCTTCTGACCGGCATTCACCCCACCCTCCTTTAAAACATTGCAGTTACTTGCAAACTTTGCTTCGTTGGTGTAGAATAGAAATCATCCATTTCTGAGTAGTGTCGGGGGGGGCGGTGTAATTGGCAGcactggctttttttcccccctccttgccctttcttttttcccttttctgtgaAATGTTCAATGTGTGTGCAGCTAGCAAGGATTATCTGGCAGTCTGGATCAGTTGGTGATTTCCAGCGCTGGAGTGTTTTAGCCGAGCCAAGGAGGCCCTGATCAGACAGCCAGAGGAGCAGATAGCAGGGAGACTGGCGCCAGGCGGCCCCTTTTGTTTATCTGACAGCTAAATATCAAGGCAATCACCGCCTAGCTGCCCTGCCTCCAACCCCCAGAGCTAAGACAAACAGTTTTGCTAAAAGAATGCCACTGTTATCATAAGTTCCTATCTTTTTTTCTCATGGCTCTGTCTTTATTTTCTCTGTGCTTTTCTAATTCCAGAGTCTCCCCCTCCACCCTACTCCAGATATCCAATGGATTTTCTCAAACCAACTGGTAAGTAGGGCTTTTTGAAAGTAGACTACTGTCTTAAGATACAGAGGGAAGACATGCCTTTCTCAGGGGAGATATGTCTCCTTCCCTTGTTGGATTGCTGATGCATTTCACTTTTGGCTGTTTCTGTGGGATTTTTGCCCCTTCCCCAGTCCCAAAGGATTTAATGTACGCTTTTACTGAGAAGACTTAGTTTTATTAAACACAGAAGCTATAGTACGTACTTGTACCAAGTCACTTGACATCTCAAAATGGGAATACACAAAAATGTGAGTCAGGAGGTTTTGCCAACTTGGTTTAATGTAAATCTATAGGCTTCCTAATACAGTGTACAGCTGTAAGTAGTAACTGGAAAATGCATTACTTGTCAACTCAGTATATTTGAATTCTGGTGAACTTAGATTGATTGGTAGAAGGTTACAGCAAAGGATTCTAAGAACATTAGTTTTTATTGAATAAGGATTCAAGTTAGGATTGGCAAATGCAGTTGTATAAATCTTTTGTTCTATAAAAAAATTGCTCTCAATGAGCAttatcaaatttgaaaaaataggAAGGAGAGGTAAAAAGTTTCCAACACAGTTCTCATGGTTGTTGCTTGTAATTGAGTGGCACCGGGCCAGGGCAGAAGCCCATCTGAGGCTGGCACCAAGCTCTGTTGCGGTTGTCTGCATAAACTTCTGGTTGGCAGCAAGCTCGCCCTGTGTTAGATAAATAGGACTGGCATCCTGAAAAGAGGATACAGGTTTAGTGAAAATCGGAAATGGGGATTAAATCAGGAAGGCAGAGATGTCCACCAAGACCCTTCAGATCTCTTTGAACGTTAGTGGAGCTGAAATATTGATTATGGCACAATTGTCTATTTGGTTGTCCCCTGAAGTCAGGCAGCACCATATGTTAACTTAGTAGTTTACTTTTCAGAAGGGAGTTTAAAATAGGTTTGTTCCTATAGAACAGTTTCAGggctgtttttctgaaataactgaTTTTCTAAAATTATTGCTATTTAGTTTGTTGGGGTTGGCTAGTTTCTGGAGTTCAAAAAATATTAAAACCCCTAGGGGCTTGCCTGTTaagtttctctttccattttaaagTATCTTTCCATTAATGATGTTAAAAGATGAAGGATGCAGGGGATGAAGGTTGGTGGGTTGGTGTGTAATTATGAGGATGAAAACTGGGATAGGGGCATGGGGCTCCATCCAGATGTGTGTCTCTTGTGATGTCAAATCTCATTGGAGTTAGGGTGCTTAGTACAGTATAGGAAAGTACTTAGTGTCTTTCTGTACTGAACCCTTATAACAAACaaggttcattttttttctattctgaACTTTGATTAACATGCGGAATTTTCTCTAAGCCATGCGGAAACAGGAATAGCAATTTAATAAATGAATGGATTGCAAATCATATAATTTTTCCTGAGCATTTAAAAAGTTCACTAATGAATGAGATGTTAGGGCTATTATATCTTATATCCCTTACAAGTACTATTTACATTCACTAGTTGCTTTGATTTTAAAGGGGagttttttgtgttttctttttttaacacagGCAGAATGGCTGAGTAGTAAAGAGTTATTTTTTAAGCAATTTATTGAATGGGTAACAGCATGATCCCATAGCATCTTCACATGCTTAGATATGCATATGTCCTTTTTCCTTAATAATGACTTCTTGCATAGGGcgtaaattaatttttaaagggcccaggaggATATCAGTCTATGTAAAGCTATAGGAAAGAAGGTTTAATGATTGCCTTTAGTTTCCTGGAAGGATGGTAGGATAAATTTATTAGGTTCAAACATCCAATGTACCTTTGCCAGGTCCTCATTTTCAGTTGGTGGCATGATATATTTATTCATTAGCAAGTGTTGACATAAGGTAGCAAAATGTGTGTAAACAGAAAAGCCGCAGAACATGAATGTgccattttgaaaggaaaagttctTCCTGTCAGCCAATAGGAAGTGATTAATGCTGCCAATCGGAAACTCAAAAACAACTGGTTACTCACCAaaaagtttaattaaaaaaaaaaacatttggcaGTTGAACTTTGAATAATACATGGAACAATGACAGAGACATACAGTAGTCTATAAGTCTGTCATTGCAGGTGGTTGCTATGCTCATTTGCTTCCTCTTTCATCAGGGCTAGTCTGGAGAGGATGAGATAGCTTAATGTCTGTGCATCATTGCAGTTCCCTGGGGCAGACAGAACAGTACTCCCTTCCCAGGTTCCTGCATTCCTACATTTCCAAGCATTGTGTGGGATATTATTTGCCTAAGGCTGGTGATGTGAGAGAGGAATATTAGCTTACAGTGCAAAGGTATTTAAATGTGAGCCATTTTAAGCAAGGAGAAGTCCTGTCTTATTAACTTGCATTTTATCATTGGAGGAAGAGAATGTAATAAATTAGATTGTCCAGGCAGGACAAAGCCATTTTACTAGCACACTTAGCAAAGATCTTTCTCTTTACACTTTGTCTAGAAGAACTATCTGCAGATCCTTCTAACGAGAAGTGTCACTGTAAATTTCGTAGGATGGTTCAAGGCAGCTGTCCCAGGTCGCATGCCTTGAGGTGGCAGCCACTTCAACTGTTCAAAACTGTTCAGTTTTGGGGATTTAAAGGGAGGGGGCTGGcgcaggctggcagcaggggtcagaccCCGCCCCACTCACCACAGTGACAGGCGCAGGAGCTGTCCAGGAGCCTGTTCTGTTCTGGCACCCATCTCCCACTCTGCTGTGCTCCAAAGCGCAGTGCCCTGGGCCACTCCCATGCATAGGGGAGCAGGGCAAGGGCATTTCGCTTCCCTCCACCATGGTGAAGCAGAgcccagagggctgggagagggtggcagaATGGGGGATGGGGCCTGGGTAGCTACAGCtcaggccattgtggtgagtgtgtgggagggggcagcaacCATTGCTAGCCCATTCCACACACCCCCAATCCCCTAGCTCACATCACAAGAAGAGggtgcttgggggaaggagtaCATTGGGGATTGgaagagacaggcagagcaggggcagatcTTGGGAGAAGGGTGGAGTGGGATGGAACCTCTGCGGGTGGGTGTTG is part of the Carettochelys insculpta isolate YL-2023 chromosome 5, ASM3395843v1, whole genome shotgun sequence genome and encodes:
- the SMAD7 gene encoding mothers against decapentaplegic homolog 7 isoform X3 — protein: MLQTPLARPQPPPHCIPIISGCLCGLPGLGPRILHDLRTTWSFFSRETFFSSRMFRTKRSVLVRRLWRSRAPGGEEEEGEAGGTGADARAHGAGGGRGCCMGKSAKITKAHLGSEAELKALTHAVLKRLKEKHLEGLLQAVESRGGTRTSCLLLPGKVDSRLGQHWYSLPLLLCKVFRWPDLRHCSEVKRLCCCESYGKSHPELVCCNPHHLSRLCELESPPPPYSRYPMDFLKPTDCPDSVPSSTETGGTNCLAPEGLSDSQVLQGPGDRSHWCVVAYWEEKTRVGRLYSVQEPSLDIFYDLPQGNGFCLGQLNSDNKSQLVQKVRSKIGYGIQLTKEVDGVWVYNRSSYPIFIKSATLDNPDSRTLLVHKVFPGFSIKAFDYEKAYSLQRPNDHEFTQQPWTGFTVQISFVKGWGQCYTRQFISSCPCWLEVIFNNR
- the SMAD7 gene encoding mothers against decapentaplegic homolog 7 isoform X1, with the translated sequence MLQTPLARPQPPPHCIPIISGCLCGLPGLGPRILHDLRTTWSFFSRETFFSSRMFRTKRSVLVRRLWRSRAPGGEEEEGEAGGTGADARAHGAGGGRGCCMGKSAKITKAHLGSEAELKALTHAVLKRLKEKHLEGLLQAVESRGGTRTSCLLLPGKVDSRLGQHWYSLPLLLCKVFRWPDLRHCSEVKRLCCCESYGKSHPELVCCNPHHLSRLCELESPPPPYSRYPMDFLKPTARVVVLSEYKDSGFRPPVKMLVGRERLPEVSETDCPDSVPSSTETGGTNCLAPEGLSDSQVLQGPGDRSHWCVVAYWEEKTRVGRLYSVQEPSLDIFYDLPQGNGFCLGQLNSDNKSQLVQKVRSKIGYGIQLTKEVDGVWVYNRSSYPIFIKSATLDNPDSRTLLVHKVFPGFSIKAFDYEKAYSLQRPNDHEFTQQPWTGFTVQISFVKGWGQCYTRQFISSCPCWLEVIFNNR
- the SMAD7 gene encoding mothers against decapentaplegic homolog 7 isoform X2, whose protein sequence is MLQTPLARPQPPPHCIPIISGCLCGLPGLGPRILHDLRTTWSFFSRETFFSSRMFRTKRSVLVRRLWRSRAPGGEEEEGEAGGTGADARAHGAGGGRGCCMGKSAKITKAHLGSEAELKALTHAVLKRLKEKHLEGLLQAVESRGGTRTSCLLLPGKVDSRLGQHWYSLPLLLCKVFRWPDLRHCSEVKRLCCCESYGKSHPELVCCNPHHLSRLCELESPPPPYSRYPMDFLKPTADCPDSVPSSTETGGTNCLAPEGLSDSQVLQGPGDRSHWCVVAYWEEKTRVGRLYSVQEPSLDIFYDLPQGNGFCLGQLNSDNKSQLVQKVRSKIGYGIQLTKEVDGVWVYNRSSYPIFIKSATLDNPDSRTLLVHKVFPGFSIKAFDYEKAYSLQRPNDHEFTQQPWTGFTVQISFVKGWGQCYTRQFISSCPCWLEVIFNNR